The Streptomyces sp. NBC_00344 genome includes a window with the following:
- a CDS encoding alpha-1,4-glucan--maltose-1-phosphate maltosyltransferase — MQGNPTTRRFAPTTGRIPIEDVRPRVDGGRRPARAVPGEVFEVSATVFREGHDAVAANVVLTDPDGVPGGWHPMRLVAPGTDRYAARVSAGREGEWTFRVEAWADPVATWRHAAEIKIPARADVELVLTEGAALLERALASFTGDADDPAARAALTAARDRLLDGTRGPDERLAEAVAPAVTALLARRPLRELVTSSAQLPLRVDRERALYGAWYEFFPRSEGAVPATVDAEGVVEPPHSGTLRTAAERLDAVADMGFDVIYLPPVHPIGTTHRKGANNALTAGPHDPGSPWAIGSADGGHDAIHPDLGTLDDFDHFVGRATGLGMEVALDFALQCSPDHPWVTEHPEWFRHRIDGSIAYAENPPKKYQDILPIDFDTDPDGLHRECLRVLRHWMAHGVRIFRVDNPHTKPVPFWEMLIEEIHETDPDVLFLAEAFTRPAMMHSLAKIGFHQSYTYFTWRNSKDEVESYLSELAGLDGEESAACLRPNLFVNTPDILNAYLQYGGRPAFGIRAVLAATASPAWGVYAGFELCENVAAGPASEEYLDSEKYQLRPRDWKAEETAGRSLAPLLRTLNEVRRDHPALHQLRNLRFHRTDNDAVVCFSKRHDDDWVLVVLSLDPHSVREATVSLDLTALGLDRTDSLDAHDVLSGATYQWGRENYVRLDPQCQVAHVITNRKP, encoded by the coding sequence ATGCAAGGCAACCCCACCACCAGGCGGTTCGCCCCGACCACCGGACGTATACCGATCGAGGATGTACGCCCGCGGGTGGACGGCGGCCGGCGCCCTGCCCGAGCAGTACCGGGTGAGGTCTTCGAGGTGTCGGCGACGGTCTTCAGGGAGGGGCACGACGCGGTCGCCGCGAACGTGGTGCTGACCGACCCGGACGGCGTGCCGGGCGGATGGCACCCGATGCGGCTCGTCGCCCCCGGTACGGACCGCTACGCGGCGCGGGTGTCAGCCGGCCGGGAGGGGGAGTGGACGTTCCGGGTCGAGGCATGGGCCGACCCGGTGGCGACCTGGCGGCACGCCGCCGAGATCAAGATCCCCGCCCGGGCCGATGTGGAGCTGGTCCTCACCGAGGGCGCGGCCCTGCTCGAACGGGCCCTGGCCTCCTTCACCGGCGACGCCGACGACCCGGCGGCCAGAGCGGCCCTGACCGCCGCCCGCGACCGGTTGCTGGACGGGACACGGGGTCCCGACGAGCGGCTCGCCGAGGCCGTCGCCCCCGCGGTGACCGCGCTGCTCGCCCGCCGGCCGCTGCGTGAACTGGTGACGTCTTCCGCCCAGCTGCCGCTGAGAGTGGACCGTGAGCGTGCCCTCTACGGCGCCTGGTACGAGTTCTTCCCACGCTCCGAGGGGGCGGTCCCGGCGACGGTGGACGCCGAGGGTGTGGTGGAGCCGCCGCACTCCGGCACGCTGCGCACAGCGGCCGAACGGCTGGACGCGGTCGCCGACATGGGATTCGACGTGATCTACCTTCCCCCGGTGCACCCGATCGGTACGACCCACCGCAAGGGCGCCAACAACGCCCTGACGGCGGGGCCGCACGACCCCGGTTCCCCCTGGGCGATCGGCTCGGCCGACGGTGGTCACGACGCGATCCATCCCGACCTGGGCACCCTCGATGACTTCGACCATTTCGTGGGCCGGGCCACCGGCCTCGGGATGGAGGTCGCTCTCGACTTCGCGCTGCAGTGCTCCCCCGACCACCCGTGGGTCACGGAGCACCCGGAGTGGTTCAGGCACCGCATCGACGGCTCGATCGCCTACGCGGAGAATCCTCCCAAGAAATACCAGGACATCCTCCCGATCGACTTCGACACCGATCCGGACGGGCTGCACAGGGAGTGCCTGCGGGTCCTGCGGCACTGGATGGCGCACGGCGTCCGGATCTTCCGCGTCGACAACCCGCACACCAAGCCGGTGCCGTTCTGGGAGATGCTGATCGAGGAGATCCACGAAACCGACCCGGATGTGCTGTTCCTCGCCGAGGCCTTCACCCGCCCGGCCATGATGCACTCCCTCGCGAAGATCGGCTTCCACCAGTCGTACACCTACTTCACCTGGCGCAACTCCAAGGACGAGGTGGAGTCCTATCTCTCCGAACTGGCCGGACTCGACGGCGAGGAGAGCGCCGCCTGTCTGCGCCCCAACCTCTTCGTGAACACCCCGGACATCCTCAACGCCTATCTGCAGTACGGCGGCAGGCCCGCGTTCGGTATCCGCGCCGTGCTGGCGGCGACGGCGTCCCCCGCCTGGGGTGTCTACGCCGGCTTCGAGCTGTGCGAGAACGTGGCCGCGGGCCCGGCGAGCGAGGAGTACCTGGACTCGGAGAAGTACCAGCTGCGGCCCAGGGACTGGAAGGCCGAGGAGACGGCAGGCCGGTCGCTCGCCCCGCTGCTGCGCACCCTCAACGAGGTGCGCCGGGACCACCCGGCCCTGCACCAGCTTCGCAATCTCCGCTTCCACCGCACGGACAACGACGCGGTCGTCTGTTTCTCGAAACGGCACGACGACGACTGGGTGCTCGTGGTGCTCAGCCTCGACCCGCACAGCGTGCGGGAGGCGACCGTCTCCCTCGACCTCACCGCGCTCGGCCTGGACAGGACCGATTCCCTCGACGCCCACGACGTGCTCTCCGGCGCGACCTACCAGTGGGGGCGGGAGAACTACGTGCGTCTCGATCCGCAGTGTCAGGTGGCCCACGTCATCACGAACAGGAAGCCGTAG
- a CDS encoding MinD/ParA family ATP-binding protein produces the protein MSQIITLHSYRGGTGKSSTAANIALLLASAGRRVALVDTDIQTPALDVMFADTMPAAHRSLTDYLIGRCEIEDAAYPADAKAGHEGFFLVPARSRAAGINEIMGRGYDVGLLREGFDRLIDSLALDVLLLDTHAGFNNETVTAMASSDALLVVTRADRLDLAGARESMALANRLGCGRLSVAVNMVPDGMVHERLRDNVESVYGTRLTAILPYASELASLAGERHFSTAYPQHPLVAGYRRIISDVSNGTSGYRH, from the coding sequence ATGTCCCAGATCATCACCCTGCACTCCTACCGAGGAGGTACGGGGAAGTCGAGTACCGCCGCCAACATCGCGCTGCTGCTGGCATCGGCCGGCCGCAGGGTCGCGCTGGTGGACACGGACATCCAGACGCCGGCACTGGACGTGATGTTCGCCGACACGATGCCTGCCGCGCACCGCTCGTTGACCGACTACCTGATCGGTCGGTGCGAGATCGAGGACGCGGCCTACCCTGCCGATGCCAAAGCCGGGCACGAGGGGTTCTTCCTGGTCCCGGCCAGGAGCCGGGCCGCCGGTATCAACGAAATCATGGGGCGCGGTTACGACGTCGGTCTGCTGCGGGAGGGCTTCGACCGGCTGATCGACTCGCTCGCGCTGGATGTGCTGCTGCTGGACACCCATGCCGGGTTCAACAACGAGACCGTGACCGCGATGGCCAGCTCGGACGCCCTGCTCGTGGTGACGCGGGCGGACCGCCTGGACCTGGCCGGCGCCCGGGAGAGCATGGCGCTGGCCAACCGGCTCGGCTGCGGTCGGCTGAGTGTGGCCGTGAACATGGTGCCGGACGGCATGGTGCACGAGCGTCTGCGTGACAACGTCGAGTCGGTCTACGGCACCCGGCTCACCGCGATCCTGCCCTACGCCTCCGAGCTGGCCTCCCTCGCGGGGGAGCGCCACTTCAGCACGGCCTACCCACAGCATCCGCTGGTGGCGGGGTATCGCCGGATCATCTCGGACGTGAGCAACGGGACCTCGGGATACCGGCATTGA
- a CDS encoding PP2C family protein-serine/threonine phosphatase yields the protein MVRNVLVLDEHRNAPLELLRALESLGAEVRINTPGDVLATPRGELPGTDVLLTYAGLSPHTVKSVARRLNDEGRWPTVVAYAEYDLHLLGNHIHAGSDYLVPPFYPDLVRARLRDCHEHAAFSRTMEDVAAHAELISYERELEIGREIQMGFLPDSLPSPDDWEINVRFRPARDVAGDFYDVFELVNRRRIALVVADVCDKGVGAALFMALIRSLLRHTAEQSGLQSLIAADLLADELTVREEQSRAIPVVGATPLLNAVVGTNNYLTRNHIRQGYFATMFFAVLDPATGNLVYINGGHNPPVVVSADGGEPVLLEPTGPAVGVIPDVTFSLGYAQISPGDTLFIYTDGVTEARSVSGEFLGDEQMIKHLTNGPIRGGELLDHMDGALSEFVGPAEQSDDITMMAVHWLAPDSGRTG from the coding sequence ATGGTGCGCAACGTGCTCGTTCTGGATGAACACCGCAATGCACCCCTCGAACTGCTGAGGGCCCTGGAGAGCCTGGGAGCCGAAGTCCGGATCAACACCCCTGGCGATGTGCTGGCGACACCGCGCGGAGAACTTCCCGGGACCGACGTCCTCCTGACGTACGCCGGGCTCTCCCCGCACACGGTCAAGTCGGTGGCACGCAGGCTGAACGACGAGGGCAGATGGCCGACCGTGGTGGCGTACGCCGAGTACGACCTGCATCTGCTCGGCAACCACATACACGCCGGTTCGGACTACCTTGTGCCGCCCTTCTACCCCGACCTGGTGCGTGCCCGTCTGCGGGACTGCCATGAGCACGCGGCGTTCAGCCGGACCATGGAGGACGTGGCGGCGCACGCCGAGCTGATCAGTTACGAGCGAGAGCTGGAGATAGGGCGGGAGATCCAGATGGGTTTCCTGCCGGACTCGCTGCCCAGTCCCGACGACTGGGAGATCAACGTCCGATTCCGTCCGGCCAGGGACGTCGCCGGAGACTTCTACGATGTGTTCGAGCTGGTCAACCGGCGCAGGATCGCCCTCGTCGTGGCCGATGTCTGTGACAAGGGAGTGGGCGCTGCCCTCTTCATGGCCCTGATCCGCAGCCTGTTGCGGCACACGGCCGAGCAGAGCGGACTGCAGAGCCTGATCGCCGCCGACCTGCTGGCGGACGAGCTGACGGTCCGGGAGGAACAGAGCAGGGCGATCCCGGTGGTGGGGGCGACCCCGCTGCTGAACGCGGTGGTGGGCACCAACAACTACCTGACGAGGAACCACATCAGGCAGGGCTATTTCGCCACCATGTTCTTCGCCGTGCTGGACCCGGCGACCGGCAACCTCGTCTACATCAACGGTGGTCACAATCCGCCGGTGGTGGTGAGCGCGGACGGCGGTGAGCCGGTACTGCTCGAGCCCACCGGGCCCGCGGTCGGGGTCATTCCCGATGTCACCTTCTCGCTCGGCTATGCGCAGATCAGCCCCGGGGACACCCTCTTCATCTACACGGACGGGGTGACCGAGGCACGCTCGGTGTCGGGAGAGTTCCTCGGCGACGAGCAGATGATCAAACACCTGACCAACGGGCCCATCCGCGGCGGGGAACTGCTCGATCACATGGACGGCGCTCTCAGCGAGTTCGTCGGTCCGGCCGAGCAGTCCGACGACATCACCATGATGGCCGTCCACTGGCTGGCTCCGGATTCCGGCCGCACCGGCTGA
- a CDS encoding ATP-binding protein produces the protein MAFDFGAVSAASASPAARRERPSRCVRLVPDPPPDTLRIPATIESLDEVAAFVLELGAEAGLPETALYRLRLAADELATNIVMHGYQDRTGEISVAGGIEEDRVWVRFEDDAEAFDPRQGMRPPALDVPLEEREIGGLGVYLAFTAVDSFDYELVSGRNVSTLVMNLPATG, from the coding sequence ATGGCATTCGACTTCGGTGCCGTATCCGCCGCGTCGGCTTCCCCCGCGGCACGCCGTGAACGGCCCTCACGCTGTGTCCGTCTTGTCCCCGATCCCCCGCCCGACACGCTGCGCATCCCCGCCACGATCGAGTCCCTCGACGAGGTGGCCGCGTTCGTTCTCGAGCTGGGGGCCGAGGCCGGCCTTCCCGAAACCGCTCTGTACCGGCTCAGGCTGGCCGCGGACGAGCTGGCGACCAACATCGTCATGCACGGGTACCAGGACAGGACCGGGGAGATCTCGGTAGCGGGAGGCATAGAGGAAGACAGGGTGTGGGTGCGCTTCGAGGATGACGCCGAGGCGTTCGACCCCCGTCAGGGGATGCGGCCGCCGGCGCTCGATGTGCCGCTCGAGGAGCGGGAGATCGGCGGGCTCGGGGTCTATCTCGCCTTCACGGCAGTCGACTCCTTCGACTACGAACTGGTGTCCGGCCGGAACGTCAGCACGCTGGTGATGAACCTGCCGGCGACGGGATAG
- a CDS encoding anti-sigma factor antagonist (This anti-anti-sigma factor, or anti-sigma factor antagonist, belongs to a family that includes characterized members SpoIIAA, RsbV, RsfA, and RsfB.), translated as MSFDVRLRVNDRVATIELKGELDASTAALFHQTVDKASKAGSIELVIKAEELTYMASAGLRSLVFARQKMGDEVRIAIVGASEPVARTIRMAGFDHSIDLIDA; from the coding sequence GTGTCTTTCGATGTCAGGTTGAGGGTCAACGACCGCGTCGCCACCATCGAGCTCAAGGGTGAACTGGACGCCTCCACCGCGGCGCTGTTCCACCAGACCGTCGACAAGGCCTCCAAGGCCGGGTCGATCGAGCTCGTGATCAAGGCCGAAGAGCTGACCTATATGGCCAGTGCCGGTCTGCGCTCCCTGGTCTTCGCCCGCCAGAAGATGGGTGACGAGGTGCGCATCGCCATCGTCGGTGCTTCGGAGCCGGTCGCCCGCACCATCAGGATGGCCGGGTTCGACCACAGCATCGATCTGATCGACGCCTGA
- the glgX gene encoding glycogen debranching protein GlgX, with protein sequence MSAGGAQEALEVRERVDAYPTHRIGAYPVRAGRPFPYGAVPVPGGVNFSVYSDRATSMSLVLFDRGAEEPAAELEFPAEFRIGSVYAMTVFGLDLENLEYGFRAGGPFDPASGDRFDDSKVLSDPYARLISGRDVWGAEPDWDNIYPYRAQAVNDDFDWGDDTPLRTATEDLVIYETHVRGFTRHPSSGVQAPGTYAGLREKIPYLKELGINCVELLPVFEFDELDNPRSDPVTGERLHNYWGYNTVSFFAPKAGYAATGRFGMQADEFKSLVRELHRAGIEVILDVVFNHTAEGNEQGPTISFRGLDNATYYMLTPQGEYYNFSGTGNTVNCNHPVVRDFVLGCLRYWVAEYHIDGFRFDLAAILDRAPDGTPLPNPPLLEQLAHDPILRHTKLIAEAWDAAGLYQVGHFPNYGRWSEWNGKFRDSVRKFVKGEPGLVGELATRMAGSPDLYQGRTTSASVNFVTAHDGFTLNDLVSYNDKHNEANGEGNNDGGNDNHSWNCGEEGPSASPHVRDLRQRQMKNLLAILLISQGVPMILAGDEVGRTQLGNNNTYCQDNEFSWFDWGLVEANAELLEFTRGLIAFRHAHPVLRGTEHPSGTDSAGSGFPDVSWHGVEAWRPDWADHGRVLAMMRCGWHAKGGAVRDDSIYVAVNAHWEAHDLELPRLSDGEVWHLFADTGAPTPHGMHTVGGEPALEHPGRYHLGPHSVVVLVGRSTRPSER encoded by the coding sequence ATGAGTGCCGGGGGCGCCCAGGAGGCCCTGGAGGTGAGGGAGAGGGTCGACGCGTACCCCACGCACCGGATCGGTGCCTACCCGGTGCGGGCGGGCCGGCCGTTCCCGTACGGGGCCGTGCCGGTACCCGGCGGAGTCAACTTCTCCGTCTACTCCGACCGCGCCACTTCGATGAGCCTGGTGCTCTTCGACCGCGGCGCCGAGGAGCCGGCCGCGGAGCTGGAGTTCCCCGCCGAGTTCCGGATCGGCAGCGTGTACGCGATGACGGTCTTCGGGCTCGACCTGGAGAACCTGGAGTACGGCTTCCGGGCCGGCGGCCCCTTCGACCCCGCGTCAGGGGACCGCTTCGATGACAGCAAGGTGCTGAGCGACCCCTACGCACGGTTGATCTCCGGCCGGGACGTCTGGGGTGCGGAGCCGGACTGGGACAACATCTACCCCTACCGCGCGCAGGCGGTGAACGACGACTTCGACTGGGGCGACGACACTCCTCTGCGTACCGCGACAGAAGACCTCGTCATCTACGAGACCCATGTGCGTGGCTTCACCCGCCACCCCTCGTCCGGCGTGCAGGCGCCCGGCACGTACGCAGGACTGCGGGAGAAGATCCCGTACCTCAAGGAGCTGGGGATCAACTGCGTCGAGCTGCTTCCGGTCTTCGAGTTCGACGAACTGGACAATCCGCGGAGCGACCCGGTCACCGGTGAGAGGCTGCACAACTACTGGGGCTACAACACCGTTTCCTTCTTCGCGCCCAAGGCCGGCTACGCCGCCACCGGACGGTTCGGAATGCAGGCGGACGAATTCAAGTCCCTGGTCAGGGAACTGCACAGGGCGGGCATCGAGGTCATACTCGATGTGGTCTTCAACCACACCGCGGAAGGCAACGAGCAGGGACCGACGATCTCGTTCCGCGGGCTCGACAACGCGACGTACTACATGCTCACGCCGCAGGGCGAGTACTACAACTTCAGCGGCACCGGGAACACGGTCAACTGCAACCATCCAGTGGTCCGCGACTTCGTGCTCGGCTGTCTGCGCTATTGGGTCGCCGAATATCATATCGACGGATTCCGCTTCGATCTGGCTGCCATCCTGGACCGCGCCCCGGACGGCACGCCCCTGCCCAACCCGCCGCTGCTCGAGCAGCTCGCCCACGACCCGATCCTGCGCCACACCAAGCTGATCGCCGAGGCCTGGGACGCGGCCGGCCTCTACCAGGTGGGGCACTTCCCCAACTACGGCCGCTGGTCGGAGTGGAACGGCAAATTCCGTGATTCCGTACGGAAGTTCGTCAAGGGCGAGCCCGGACTCGTCGGTGAACTGGCCACCCGGATGGCCGGCTCACCCGACCTCTACCAGGGGCGGACGACGTCGGCGTCGGTCAACTTCGTCACCGCACACGACGGCTTCACCCTGAACGACCTGGTCTCGTACAACGACAAGCACAACGAGGCCAACGGCGAGGGCAACAACGACGGAGGGAACGACAACCACAGCTGGAACTGCGGTGAGGAGGGCCCCAGCGCCTCTCCGCACGTCAGGGATCTCAGACAGCGCCAGATGAAGAACCTGCTGGCCATCCTGCTGATAAGCCAGGGCGTGCCGATGATCCTCGCCGGCGACGAGGTCGGCCGCACCCAGCTCGGCAACAACAACACCTACTGCCAGGACAACGAGTTCTCCTGGTTCGACTGGGGACTCGTAGAGGCGAACGCGGAGCTGCTGGAGTTCACCCGTGGTCTGATCGCCTTCCGGCACGCCCATCCCGTACTGCGCGGAACCGAGCACCCCAGCGGGACGGACTCGGCCGGCAGCGGGTTCCCCGATGTCAGCTGGCACGGAGTGGAGGCCTGGCGCCCCGACTGGGCAGATCACGGCCGGGTGCTCGCGATGATGCGCTGCGGATGGCACGCCAAGGGCGGGGCGGTCCGTGACGACTCCATCTACGTCGCGGTCAACGCCCACTGGGAAGCGCACGACCTGGAGCTCCCCCGGCTGTCCGACGGCGAGGTCTGGCACCTGTTCGCCGACACCGGCGCTCCGACGCCGCACGGCATGCACACCGTCGGCGGCGAGCCGGCGCTGGAACACCCCGGCCGCTACCACCTGGGACCGCATTCCGTGGTGGTCCTGGTCGGCCGCTCCACCCGCCCGTCGGAGCGCTGA
- a CDS encoding STAS domain-containing protein, with translation MTVKVNPRSEGDVTVIVLDGEINSTTSGGLQAQLLPFIQQGAEVLIDLTGVSYVSSAGLRTLLILHRRAQQLDATIILVGLSDEVRFVMSATGFLDFFRIGDDVDSELERAGR, from the coding sequence ATGACTGTCAAGGTCAACCCGCGCTCCGAGGGTGACGTCACGGTGATCGTCCTCGACGGAGAGATCAACAGCACCACTTCCGGCGGTCTGCAGGCCCAACTGCTGCCGTTCATACAGCAGGGCGCAGAGGTACTGATCGACCTCACCGGGGTTTCCTACGTGTCCAGCGCCGGACTGCGCACGCTGCTGATACTGCACCGTCGCGCCCAGCAGCTCGACGCGACGATCATCCTGGTCGGTCTGTCGGACGAGGTCAGATTCGTCATGAGCGCCACCGGCTTTCTGGACTTCTTCCGGATCGGTGACGACGTGGACTCCGAACTCGAACGCGCCGGCCGATGA
- a CDS encoding AGE family epimerase/isomerase: MSDTLNFTFSDTIAGHVTGFDRAARVFSVVTADGRDFDIALDGGAVAELLHNLGEPYQDASGHVDELLEEGTFVLAYGIFYPHAGGTRFEAKRLIFVGRRVDDYRFEEAGWWVKQIEEIAAFYRKAQFGDGPIDFAGYRTNIRLGGEKTSSHVQETDTISRLVYGMASAFLLTGDDEYLEIAERGTEYLREHMRFVDTDENVVYWYHGLSIDGDTEKKLFTSEFDDDYDALPAYEQIYALAGPVQTYRITGDPRIRSDADATIRLFDRFYLDPEDGGYFSHIDPILLSPDHDSLGPNRSRKNWNSVGDHAPAYLINLYLATGEKKYADMLEYTFDTIVDHFPDTKTSPFVQERFHKDWSHDAEHGWQQNRAVIGHNLKIAWNLMRMHSLRPKDGYLQTAASIGETMPEVGGDRQRAGWYDVVERLKVDGEERFRFAWHDRKAWWQQEQAILAYLILHGTTGREEFRSEARDAQSFYNAFFLDHDEGAVYFNTLASGLPYLLGVERLKGSHSMSMYHSAELCYLAAVYNNLLINGKPMDFYFKPDPAIVDDRILRVAPDLLPPGSVRIEAVEIEGEPHLDFDADSLTVRLPETSGRVKVKVRIAPNSRTEITE; encoded by the coding sequence ATGTCCGACACTCTGAACTTCACGTTCTCCGACACCATTGCGGGCCATGTCACCGGCTTCGACCGCGCCGCCCGCGTCTTCTCCGTGGTCACTGCCGACGGCCGCGACTTCGACATCGCTCTGGACGGCGGCGCCGTCGCGGAGCTGCTGCACAACCTGGGCGAGCCGTACCAGGACGCGTCGGGCCATGTGGACGAGCTGCTCGAGGAGGGCACTTTCGTCCTGGCCTACGGCATCTTCTATCCGCACGCCGGAGGCACCCGCTTCGAGGCCAAGCGGCTGATCTTCGTGGGCCGGCGGGTCGACGACTACCGGTTCGAAGAGGCGGGCTGGTGGGTCAAGCAGATCGAGGAGATCGCCGCCTTCTACCGCAAGGCCCAGTTCGGCGACGGGCCGATCGACTTCGCCGGTTACCGGACGAACATCAGGCTGGGCGGCGAGAAGACCTCGAGCCATGTGCAGGAGACCGACACCATCTCGCGACTTGTCTACGGCATGGCTTCGGCGTTCCTGCTGACCGGTGATGACGAGTATCTGGAGATCGCCGAGCGGGGTACGGAGTACCTGCGTGAGCACATGCGGTTCGTCGACACCGACGAGAACGTCGTGTACTGGTATCACGGCCTCAGCATCGACGGTGACACCGAGAAGAAGCTCTTCACGTCGGAGTTCGACGACGACTACGACGCGCTGCCGGCCTACGAGCAGATCTACGCGCTCGCCGGTCCGGTCCAGACCTACCGGATCACCGGTGACCCGCGGATCAGGAGTGACGCCGACGCCACCATCCGGCTCTTCGACCGCTTCTACCTCGACCCCGAGGACGGCGGGTACTTCTCGCACATCGACCCCATCCTGCTCAGCCCGGACCATGACTCCCTCGGCCCCAACCGGTCGCGCAAGAACTGGAACTCGGTCGGTGACCACGCCCCCGCATACCTGATCAACCTGTACCTGGCGACCGGCGAGAAGAAGTACGCCGACATGCTGGAGTACACCTTCGACACCATCGTCGACCACTTCCCCGACACCAAGACCAGCCCCTTCGTGCAGGAACGTTTCCACAAGGACTGGTCCCACGACGCCGAACACGGCTGGCAGCAGAATCGCGCGGTGATCGGCCACAACCTGAAGATCGCCTGGAATCTGATGCGGATGCACTCGCTGCGTCCCAAGGACGGCTATCTGCAGACCGCGGCCTCCATCGGCGAGACCATGCCCGAGGTCGGCGGAGACCGTCAGCGAGCCGGCTGGTACGACGTGGTCGAGCGGCTGAAGGTGGACGGCGAGGAGAGGTTCCGCTTCGCCTGGCACGACCGCAAGGCCTGGTGGCAGCAGGAGCAGGCGATCCTTGCCTATCTGATCCTGCACGGCACCACCGGGCGCGAGGAGTTCCGCTCCGAGGCCCGCGACGCCCAGTCCTTCTACAACGCCTTCTTCCTCGACCACGACGAGGGAGCCGTCTACTTCAACACCCTGGCGAGCGGGCTGCCGTACCTGCTGGGTGTGGAGCGGCTCAAGGGCAGCCACTCGATGAGCATGTACCACTCGGCCGAGCTCTGCTATCTGGCGGCGGTCTACAACAACCTGCTGATCAACGGCAAGCCGATGGACTTCTACTTCAAGCCGGATCCGGCGATCGTCGACGACCGCATCCTGCGGGTTGCTCCCGACCTGCTGCCGCCCGGATCGGTGCGCATCGAGGCCGTGGAGATCGAGGGCGAACCGCACCTCGACTTCGACGCCGATTCCCTCACCGTACGGCTCCCTGAGACCTCGGGCCGCGTGAAGGTCAAGGTCCGCATCGCCCCCAACAGCAGGACGGAGATAACAGAATGA
- a CDS encoding DJ-1/PfpI family protein has translation MADVPARDGVLTGKKIAIFAESDFYEPEIAYYQRRFAEEGARVDFITRLWGNRSITFSGHEYRAPLTVNRSLEDVNDRRLREYSALLVPSGMVADRLRYTEDIEQLAPATDLLRRAFARSGVVKGIICHGMWLASSIPYVVQGRKVVCHNNLIGDVRNMGASYVDQDVVVDGDLVTARTGDHCHLFARTIIDELVLRGA, from the coding sequence GTGGCTGACGTACCCGCACGGGACGGAGTGCTCACCGGGAAGAAGATCGCGATCTTCGCGGAGAGCGACTTCTACGAGCCGGAGATCGCCTACTACCAGCGCCGGTTCGCCGAGGAGGGAGCGCGTGTCGACTTCATCACCCGCCTCTGGGGGAACCGGTCGATCACCTTCAGCGGCCATGAGTACCGGGCACCCCTCACCGTGAACCGCAGTCTCGAGGACGTGAACGACCGCCGGCTGCGTGAGTACAGCGCGCTGCTGGTCCCCTCCGGGATGGTCGCCGACCGGCTGCGCTACACCGAGGACATCGAGCAGCTGGCACCCGCCACCGACCTGCTGCGCAGAGCCTTCGCCCGATCGGGTGTGGTCAAGGGGATCATCTGCCACGGGATGTGGCTCGCCTCCTCGATCCCGTACGTCGTCCAGGGACGCAAGGTCGTCTGCCACAACAACCTGATCGGCGACGTGCGCAACATGGGCGCCAGCTACGTCGACCAGGACGTCGTCGTCGACGGTGACCTGGTCACCGCCAGGACGGGCGACCACTGCCATCTGTTCGCCAGGACCATCATCGACGAGCTCGTGCTCCGAGGGGCGTGA